CGTCTTCCCATGAATATGCAATATGCGTACCTTCCTCATTGTACTGTTTTTATTGTGTTTATTTTTCGGGAGAGTCGTCCTGAGGGTGTGAAGTTTTTCGACATTATGAAAAACTTTACATTATTTTAGAGTTATTGACTGATTCTATCGAATTTATAGAATTCAGACACGTATTCCGGTGTCGAAATTCGGTAAAGAGGACTGGAAAAAGCCTTGCGGGGCGGACGATTATCTCGCCGCGCCCAGGCCAAAACAGAGCGTTTTTTAATATGTTCTTTTAAACGGGTTGGTTGCGCTGGCTGACGACTGTAAAGAATCCCGACGGCGTGGGTGAGCCCGGGGCGGGGGCTACAGAAGTTCGGCCTCGGCCTCGGCCCGGTATGCCTTGGCGTCGCCGTTCTGCCAGGCCTCGACTTCCTTCCAGAAGTCCCGGCCCGGGTAGACCTTCCAGCCGTTGCCCAGCCGCAGGTTGACCACGGACTCGCGGGTGATGATGCCGAGGTTCACGCTGGTTGTGCCGGGGTAGCGCTGCAGAATGGCCTTGAGCGCGTTGAGATGCGGGTCCACCGCCTTCTTTTCACCGATCCACAGACTGACCGGCTGATCCGAGCCTTGGGCCGCGTCGGCCAGGAACAGGACCTTGTCGGCCAGGATCTTGGCGGACTTGGGCGCATCCTCGGGGCCGCCCGGCTCTTCGCGCACGTCGATCTTGCCCTGGACCAGCAGAGGGCGGTCCGCGTCGAGCAGCTCCCGCGCCTCGGCGTACACGTTGGGCAGCATGGTGATCTCGCCGTAGGTGGTCAGATCCTCGGCGTTGCAAAACGCCATGGCGTCGCCCTTTCTGGTGGTGTACGGCTTGTAGTCCGGGATGATCACGGCCACGCGGACCTCGGTACCGTTGGGGATGGTCTTGCACTCCTCCAGGGTCACGGTGCGCAGCCGCTGCATGTCGTGGCGGTAGGCCAGCAGCGGGTGCCCGGACAGGAAGAAGCCGAGGACCTCCTTCTCCAGGGTCAGCTTCTCGCGGTCGTCGAATTCCTCGCACAGGGAGCAGGTCGGCGAGTGGGCCGAGTCCTTCTTTTCGCCGCCGCCGAGCATGTCCAGCATGTTGAGCATGCCGGAATCCCTTTCCTTGGCCTTTTTCTGGCCCAGGGCCACGGCCTTGTCCAGGTCCTCGAGCAGGGCGGCGCGGGAGCAGGAGAAGCAGTCCAGCGCACCTGCCTTGATAAGCGATTCCAGTACCCGCTTGGTCACCCGGCGCAGGTTCACGCGTTCGCAGAAATCGAAAATATTCTGGTACGGGCCGTTTTCCGCGCGCTCGGCAGCGATCTCGTTGATCGCTTCCTCGCCCACGTTCTTGATGGCCGCCATGGCGAAAAGGATATCCCCGTCCTTTACCGAAAACCGTGCATGCCCCTCGTTGATGTCCGGCTGGCGAACCTTGATGTCCATGTCGCGGCACGCGTTGACGTACATGATGATCTTTTCGGTGTTGTTCATTTCCGTGGACATCAGGGCGGCCATGAACTCCACCGGGAAATGGGCCTTGAGATACGCCGTGTGGTACGAGATCAGCGCGTAGGCGGCGGAGTGGGACTTGTTGAAGCCGTAGGCCGCGAACTTCTCCATGGTGTCGAAGATGTCGTTGGCCACGGCGTCGTCGATCTTGTTCTCGCGCGCGCCTTCCAGGAACCGTGACCGCTGCTTGGCCATCTCCTCGGCGATCTTCTTACCCATGGCACGGCGCAGCAGGTCACCTTCGCCGAGCGAGTAGTTGGCGATGACCATGGCCGTGGCCATGACCTGCTCCTGATAGACCATGACGCCGTAGGTCGGCTTGAGGGTCTCCTCGAGCGACGGGTGCGGATAGGTGACCTCGATCTCGCCGTGTTTGCGCATGATGAATTCGTCGACCATGGACACGCCGTGGGCGCCGATCATGCCCAGCGGACCCGGGCGGTACAGGGCGAGCATGGCGACGATGTCTTCGAAGCAGTCCGGGCGCAACATGCGGAGATACTTGCGCATGCCTGACGACTCCACCTGGAAGATGCCGTCCGTGTCGCCCTTGGCGAAGATGGCAAAGGTCTCGGGGTCGTCCAGGTGCAGGGTCTCGAGGTTCGGGGCCTTCTTGCCCTGCTCGCGGATGATGTCCAGGCAGTCCTCGATAACCGTCATGGTTCGCAGACCCAGGAAG
This DNA window, taken from uncultured Pseudodesulfovibrio sp., encodes the following:
- the dnaE gene encoding DNA polymerase III subunit alpha, translated to MAEFVHLHVHTEYSLLDGAIRIGDLLSRAKDLGMPAVAITDHGSMYGAVVFYMAAKELGIKPIIGCEVYVAPGDVDEVDAHHKKEKGGGYHLVLLAKNQRGYKNLIKIVSDGYLNGFYYKPRVCKNLLKKYSEGLIALSACLAGEVPRKLMNEGLDAGVEMARTYESIFPGNFYLELQDNGIGKQNRLNELLIKCAEETGLPLVATNDCHYLTAEDYEAHDTLLCIQTQTTVDAEKRFRMETRELYFKTPEEMEKAFAHVPEAIANTQRIAEQCNLEIELGNYYFPEYKLPEGVSMNEEFDRLCREGLKRRLNTITYEVDEDKYWKRLDYELGVIKEMGFPAYFLIVQDFINWAKDNRIPVGPGRGSAAGSIVAWSLKITNLDPLPYDLLFERFLNVERVSMPDIDVDFCERRRLEVVKYCAEKYGADRVSQITTFGTMKTKAVIKDVGRALGMTFGETDRIAKLIPDDPGDMAKLLGVEKAKITVPNAVKAVTELDDMVATDPRVAKLIDISTRLEGLCRHASTHAAGVVISDKPMTEYLPLYKGKKGEIVTQFDMKKVEKVGLIKFDFLGLRTMTVIEDCLDIIREQGKKAPNLETLHLDDPETFAIFAKGDTDGIFQVESSGMRKYLRMLRPDCFEDIVAMLALYRPGPLGMIGAHGVSMVDEFIMRKHGEIEVTYPHPSLEETLKPTYGVMVYQEQVMATAMVIANYSLGEGDLLRRAMGKKIAEEMAKQRSRFLEGARENKIDDAVANDIFDTMEKFAAYGFNKSHSAAYALISYHTAYLKAHFPVEFMAALMSTEMNNTEKIIMYVNACRDMDIKVRQPDINEGHARFSVKDGDILFAMAAIKNVGEEAINEIAAERAENGPYQNIFDFCERVNLRRVTKRVLESLIKAGALDCFSCSRAALLEDLDKAVALGQKKAKERDSGMLNMLDMLGGGEKKDSAHSPTCSLCEEFDDREKLTLEKEVLGFFLSGHPLLAYRHDMQRLRTVTLEECKTIPNGTEVRVAVIIPDYKPYTTRKGDAMAFCNAEDLTTYGEITMLPNVYAEARELLDADRPLLVQGKIDVREEPGGPEDAPKSAKILADKVLFLADAAQGSDQPVSLWIGEKKAVDPHLNALKAILQRYPGTTSVNLGIITRESVVNLRLGNGWKVYPGRDFWKEVEAWQNGDAKAYRAEAEAELL